A portion of the Marinobacter alexandrii genome contains these proteins:
- a CDS encoding sigma-70 family RNA polymerase sigma factor has product MKDDKFLKNLHHKLLPLLTSHVYRNGGNIEEAKDLLQDSLIVLFRSSKASDFQLTSSIETYVFGIAKRKWLAELRKKRNSETKLSGIEDELGNDLEEMIINNEKQDLYVQHFRELTDSCKKLLQLFFKGIKMKEIADQLGFSSEGYARKRKHNCQEKLIENIKQDPIFKELTNE; this is encoded by the coding sequence ATGAAGGATGATAAATTCCTGAAGAACCTTCATCATAAGCTGTTGCCTCTGCTCACATCACATGTGTATCGGAATGGAGGTAACATAGAGGAGGCAAAAGACCTATTACAAGATTCCTTAATAGTTCTTTTCCGATCTTCTAAGGCATCTGACTTTCAATTAACCTCGTCGATAGAAACGTACGTCTTTGGAATTGCAAAGCGCAAATGGCTAGCAGAATTGAGGAAAAAAAGAAACAGCGAAACAAAATTGAGTGGTATTGAAGATGAATTGGGTAACGATTTAGAGGAAATGATCATTAATAATGAGAAACAAGATTTGTATGTCCAGCACTTTAGAGAACTCACCGATAGTTGCAAGAAATTACTTCAACTATTCTTTAAAGGAATAAAAATGAAAGAAATCGCTGATCAGCTAGGATTCTCCAGTGAAGGTTATGCACGGAAAAGAAAGCATAACTGTCAGGAGAAATTAATTGAAAATATTAAGCAAGATCCTATTTTTAAAGAGTTGACCAATGAGTGA
- a CDS encoding glucose 1-dehydrogenase: MGKLDGKVALITGANSGIGLATAKQFINEGAKVVITGRRQEALDEAVKEIGGGVKAILADAADISKTKEVVEQTVAAFGKIDILFVNAGVAYFSPHIEITEEFFDSQFNTNVKGPFFLIKEAIPHLNDGGVIIGNTSIVGQKGFDGTSVYSATKAAFRSLSRVLASELKERKIRTVSVAPGPIETPIYGKLGMPQEAVEEMGAGFASQVPLGRFGSADELAKAVLFLASDDASYINGVELEVDGGLSQV; this comes from the coding sequence ATGGGAAAATTAGATGGAAAAGTAGCCCTGATCACGGGCGCAAATAGCGGTATCGGATTGGCTACCGCAAAGCAATTCATAAATGAAGGTGCTAAGGTGGTTATCACTGGCAGACGTCAGGAAGCATTAGATGAAGCAGTAAAAGAAATCGGAGGAGGTGTAAAAGCTATTCTGGCAGATGCTGCTGATATTTCTAAGACGAAAGAAGTAGTAGAGCAGACCGTTGCAGCATTCGGAAAAATTGACATTTTGTTTGTGAATGCTGGAGTGGCTTATTTCTCTCCTCACATAGAAATTACAGAGGAATTTTTTGATTCTCAATTCAATACCAATGTGAAGGGTCCATTTTTTTTAATTAAAGAAGCAATTCCGCATTTAAATGATGGAGGGGTCATCATCGGTAATACTTCTATCGTAGGACAAAAAGGGTTTGATGGGACGAGTGTTTACTCTGCTACAAAAGCGGCATTCAGATCTTTGTCCAGAGTACTAGCAAGCGAGTTGAAAGAAAGAAAAATCAGAACGGTGAGTGTCGCTCCTGGTCCGATAGAAACACCGATTTATGGTAAGTTGGGTATGCCACAAGAGGCAGTTGAAGAAATGGGAGCAGGGTTTGCAAGTCAGGTACCACTGGGCAGATTTGGTTCCGCTGATGAATTAGCGAAAGCTGTATTATTTCTTGCTTCTGATGATGCTTCCTACATTAATGGAGTGGAGCTGGAAGTAGATGGTGGCTTGAGTCAGGTTTAA
- a CDS encoding SRPBCC domain-containing protein: MKDSIQKEKVFGHSIDKVWKAISVGEEISKWFISADFKPEVGYEYTFTASEEHGCTVVKGKILEASPYILKYSWKVEGAPVETTVQWTLEKQSNGTKLTLEHYGISKFEGETAVEMFNHFSAGWDACMEGLTKYFNEEIAQPAH, translated from the coding sequence ATGAAAGACAGTATTCAAAAAGAAAAAGTATTTGGTCATTCTATTGATAAAGTATGGAAGGCGATTTCAGTTGGCGAAGAAATTTCCAAATGGTTCATCAGCGCTGACTTTAAGCCAGAGGTAGGCTATGAATATACCTTCACAGCATCGGAAGAACATGGATGTACGGTTGTGAAAGGGAAAATCTTAGAAGCATCGCCCTACATCCTGAAGTATAGCTGGAAAGTAGAAGGAGCCCCAGTAGAAACAACTGTTCAGTGGACACTTGAGAAACAGAGCAATGGTACTAAATTGACCCTTGAACATTACGGGATATCAAAATTTGAAGGTGAAACTGCAGTAGAAATGTTCAATCACTTTAGTGCTGGGTGGGATGCCTGCATGGAAGGACTAACAAAATATTTTAATGAAGAAATTGCACAACCCGCTCATTAA
- a CDS encoding metalloregulator ArsR/SmtB family transcription factor has product MKKLHNPLINQIFKAIADPTRREIFHALVVASVAMPITQISEQFDISRQGVTKHIKTLEEAGLITINTKGRERFCLADPKPLKMIYDWVGFYDKFWDDALGRLGNHLDKV; this is encoded by the coding sequence ATGAAGAAATTGCACAACCCGCTCATTAATCAAATCTTTAAAGCTATAGCTGATCCCACGAGGCGTGAAATATTTCATGCACTCGTGGTGGCCAGTGTGGCTATGCCCATTACACAAATATCTGAGCAATTTGATATTAGTCGTCAAGGAGTGACTAAGCATATTAAGACGCTAGAGGAAGCTGGCTTGATTACGATTAATACAAAAGGTAGAGAACGTTTCTGCCTTGCGGATCCAAAACCCTTGAAGATGATATATGATTGGGTAGGATTCTATGATAAATTCTGGGATGATGCGCTTGGTCGTTTAGGAAATCACTTGGATAAGGTGTGA
- a CDS encoding TetR/AcrR family transcriptional regulator codes for MPKSVLFDKANVMSKVTDLFWRKGYNGTSMQDLVDVTGLNRSSFYNSFGDKFSLFEESLKYYQEIQMKNLNETFSEAKSPKEAIISLFEGIQEEVTSGKENKGCFLSNCTSELSIENQTIRNFLIDNKDQVVNSFKTLIEQAQEEGEINFSKNADTLALYLFSSLHGLRITSMIDPDIQGVTEEILNSL; via the coding sequence ATGCCTAAGTCAGTTCTTTTTGATAAAGCCAATGTCATGAGCAAAGTGACAGACCTTTTCTGGAGGAAAGGATACAATGGCACGTCTATGCAAGACTTGGTCGATGTAACAGGCTTAAACCGGTCAAGTTTTTACAATTCATTTGGTGATAAGTTCTCCTTGTTTGAAGAGTCTTTGAAATACTATCAAGAGATTCAAATGAAAAATCTAAATGAGACTTTTTCTGAGGCAAAGTCTCCTAAAGAAGCGATCATATCATTATTTGAAGGTATTCAAGAGGAAGTCACATCAGGTAAGGAGAATAAAGGTTGCTTCCTATCTAATTGTACTTCTGAGCTTAGCATTGAAAACCAGACCATAAGAAACTTCCTCATTGACAATAAAGATCAGGTTGTTAATTCTTTCAAAACCTTGATTGAGCAAGCGCAAGAAGAAGGAGAGATTAATTTTTCTAAAAATGCAGATACGTTAGCTTTATATCTCTTTTCTAGCTTACACGGTCTTCGAATTACCTCTATGATTGATCCTGATATTCAGGGAGTTACTGAAGAAATTCTGAATTCTCTATAA
- a CDS encoding tetratricopeptide repeat protein has protein sequence MSDKKKLIDEYFDASTSVSRKDEIEKELSNLTESNPDRVLLELGKTIQLDDEVEDFRRRMSIIGEPEKKSKSFLLKIAASLLLVVSVMAILIKVLPESSSNQAIFQRHYTPYDGVVIARSDAPIINKGILAYLEGDFEVALDELIQVEEPTGQFRLVISNCHLSLGNWDQALAILNQINDAESQMIQDNRDWYLAITYLRTDQIEKSYNLLKSLKERNTDFMEKVEDLLRESLFKEIEESEKNY, from the coding sequence ATGAGTGATAAAAAGAAGCTGATTGATGAGTATTTTGATGCGTCCACTTCAGTATCAAGAAAAGATGAAATTGAAAAAGAGTTAAGCAATTTGACAGAATCAAATCCAGATCGTGTTCTGTTAGAACTTGGAAAAACCATTCAACTGGATGATGAAGTAGAAGATTTTCGAAGGAGAATGAGTATAATTGGTGAGCCTGAGAAAAAGTCTAAATCCTTTTTATTAAAGATTGCCGCTTCCCTATTACTGGTGGTATCTGTTATGGCAATTCTGATCAAGGTGTTACCTGAGAGTAGTTCTAATCAAGCAATTTTCCAAAGACATTATACACCTTATGATGGAGTGGTGATAGCAAGGAGTGACGCTCCGATAATCAACAAAGGAATCCTTGCTTATTTGGAAGGTGATTTTGAGGTTGCACTAGATGAACTTATTCAGGTTGAAGAACCTACAGGTCAATTCCGGCTAGTTATATCAAACTGTCATCTATCACTTGGTAATTGGGATCAAGCTCTAGCCATACTTAATCAGATTAATGATGCAGAAAGCCAAATGATACAGGATAATCGAGATTGGTATCTTGCAATTACTTACTTGCGTACAGATCAGATTGAGAAATCATATAATCTCCTGAAATCTCTGAAAGAAAGAAATACTGACTTTATGGAAAAGGTTGAGGATCTTTTACGTGAATCTCTGTTTAAGGAAATAGAGGAAAGTGAGAAGAACTATTAG